Within Candidatus Latescibacterota bacterium, the genomic segment ACTCCAGATAACCTGATGATGCAGCCATTCACCTGGGTTTCCGCAGAAGAAAAAGTCTACCTGGAAGTCGAAGAGATGGGGATTGCGACTGGTTTTAACTACACAATTTCAGGCGACACCCTGTATATGGACGCAAGTGCCAGTTTTTTCGGAGGCTCTCTCATGGAAATCGAGGCGGATTATATAAGATGGTATGAGTAGGCGGCTGCACTGAAGTGAACAGGGGACAATCTCCCAGGCTGACATAATGGCCGCGCGTGGTCAGGAATTCAGCCCCAGGCGTCCCTTGCTCTGCCGACTGACGGGAAGTTCTGTCTTCTTTTTGTCCTTCATCCTCGCGACGTATGCTCCACTGAACATCCTCGCGAATTCATCGACATGAGCCAGATTGATGATCGACGATCTGTGTATCCTTACAAAATCATCCGGAGGCAATTCTTCTTCCAGTTCCTTAAGAGTCTTTGTCAGCAGGTAACTGCTGTCGGCCGTAAACAGTTCGACGTACTTGCCTCCGGCTGTAAGGAAGAATATATCTTCGATATCAATAAACTTTACCCTGTCACCCGTTTTGACCTGTATCCGGCGGGTCGAAGAGCGGCCCATCCGCAGCATCATCCTTTTCAATTGATCTCGAAGTTTGTTCTCACCTTCGCTTGTGATCCTGCCGAGCTTGTCGATCGCTTTCTCAAGTCTTTCCGGATCTACAGGCTTCAGGAGGTAGTCTATCGAGTTGGTCTCAAAAGCTTTCAGGGCATACTGGTCGTATGCTGTCGAAAAGATGACAAGAGGGAGGTACTCCAACTTCTCGAGGACCTCAAAACCTGTCATGCCGGGCATCTGTATATCGAGAAAGACAAGGTCGGGTCGCAGGCTTTCTATCAATTCAAGGGCTTCATTTCCATCATTCGCTTCGCCTATGATCTCGATGACTCCGCCAAACGGTTCGAGGAGTCTGCGAAGACGCTTGATCGCCAGAACTTCGTCATCTATCAGTATCGTCCTGAAACTCATTTCTCTCCTGGTCCCGCGCGCGTGTCCCGCGTCTATAACGTCGATGGTATCTCTATGACGATAGAGACTCCTCCCTCTGTCGAGAGATCAAAAGTGTGCCTGTCCCCATAGAGAAGTTCAAGTCTTTCCCTGACGCTGCTGATGCCGAAACCTTCAGGAACGGTGAAAGCATCGAATCCCGGACCCGTATCGACGATCCCGACGCGGCATCGGCCCTCAGACTGCCGACACTCTATTGTGATACTGCCTCCGTCTTTCTCTGGAGCTACACCGTACTTGATACTGTTTTCCACAAGGGGTTGCAGAAGCATGCCGGGAAACCGGCAGGGCGCTGATGCGTCATCTGCCCTGATCGAATACTCGAGCCTTTCCCCGAGACGTACCTTTTCGATCTCGAGGTATGATTCGATGAATCTCAGTTCATCTCCGAGAGTCACAAACTCTTCGGATGCCGCT encodes:
- a CDS encoding LytTR family DNA-binding domain-containing protein, which codes for MSFRTILIDDEVLAIKRLRRLLEPFGGVIEIIGEANDGNEALELIESLRPDLVFLDIQMPGMTGFEVLEKLEYLPLVIFSTAYDQYALKAFETNSIDYLLKPVDPERLEKAIDKLGRITSEGENKLRDQLKRMMLRMGRSSTRRIQVKTGDRVKFIDIEDIFFLTAGGKYVELFTADSSYLLTKTLKELEEELPPDDFVRIHRSSIINLAHVDEFARMFSGAYVARMKDKKKTELPVSRQSKGRLGLNS